TCTTGAATGGATTGAGAAAAAAATAATATTCTTCCCCGTTTTCCGCATCCACAAAATGAACAGATCCTTTCATAAAATTTTTCCATATAAAAATAAAAAAACTGATTTTAAGATACCGAGAGGAGCAAAAAAATGAGTGTTAAAAGTGCCGGTTTAATGGATTCTCCTGCAACAGGGTTCAGCTTGTTGAGTTTCTTTGGAAATGGGAAAAATGGAAGTTCATTGCTTAAATCCTCAGCGAACCGTATGGCCTCCCTGAATAGCGTTCAAGCAAATATTCTTATTGCCGACACCCAATTAAACCTGGTTTTTGCAAATGAAAAAGCCCTGGAAACTCTTGGTAATATCCGGGATGACATAGAGAAGGAGTTCGATGTTTCGATGGATGAAATGATCGGTGGCTCTATCCACAGATTCCATAAAGACAGTAAACGGGTGGAAAAAATACTGAAAAATCCGAGAGCTTTACCTCACACCGCAGAGTTTACTTTTAGGGGAATAACCCTCAAAGCCACCGTCAATGGAATCTTAGACTCCAAGAATGAAGTGCAGGGTTATATCGTGAACTTGGAAGATGTCACGCAAAAATTGAAAACCGAAACCGATATGGCACGCATGAATTCGATGATGGAAAACGCGCCGAGCAACATTATTTTTGCGGACAAGGATTTTAACAT
The DNA window shown above is from Nitrospinota bacterium and carries:
- a CDS encoding PAS domain-containing protein, with amino-acid sequence MSVKSAGLMDSPATGFSLLSFFGNGKNGSSLLKSSANRMASLNSVQANILIADTQLNLVFANEKALETLGNIRDDIEKEFDVSMDEMIGGSIHRFHKDSKRVEKILKNPRALPHTAEFTFRGITLKATVNGILDSKNEVQGYIVNLEDVTQKLKTETDMARMNSMMENAPSNIIFADKDFNIQYVNPSSVTTLGPLEQYLPIKISELVGQSIDIFHKNPAHQRKILSDPKNLPHRANIQLGPEVLDLLVSAIYDSDGNYLGPMVTWEVITQKLKTETDMARMNSMMENAPS